The Gouania willdenowi chromosome 7, fGouWil2.1, whole genome shotgun sequence genome includes a window with the following:
- the fkbp1aa gene encoding FKBP prolyl isomerase 1Aa, translated as MGVEIETITPGDGQTFPKKGQRVVVHYVGTLENGKVFDSSRTRGTPFKFRIGLQEVIRGWDEGVAQLSVGQRAKLVCSPDYAYGSKGHPGIIPSNATLTFDVELLGLEA; from the exons ATGGGGGTGGAAATCGAGACAATAACCCCGGGTGATG GACAGACGTTCCCTAAGAAGGGGCAGCGCGTCGTGGTCCACTATGTCG GAACGTTGGAAAACGGAAAAGTATTTGACTCGTCCAGAACCAGAGGGACACCGTTCAAGTTCAGGATCGGACTCCAGGAAGTGATTCGGGGCTGGGACGAAGGAGTGGCCCAG CTGAGCGTCGGGCAGCGGGCGAAGCTTGTCTGCTCGCCGGACTACGCGTACGGCTCCAAAGGTCACCCGGGGATCATCCCGTCTAACGCCACCCTCACATTCGATGTGGAGCTGCTGGGTCTGGAGGCCTGA
- the mfsd2al2 gene encoding sodium-dependent lysophosphatidylcholine symporter 1-B-like, whose product MSLLKDFTNQIQILKSQLLKQPVGKKSCIEGQLKRPRVTHVGTKLCYAVGGIPYQMTTVSLGISLQIFLLEVLQMEPFYVSMILFVSRAWDAVTDPLVGYLVTRSKWTPIGKLTPWLVVSTPLGILSYLLLWFVPPGLMSSWICVLWVLIASCLFETLMSCYNVPYVSLNMFMGGDQRERDSATAYRMSVEMAAMLLASVIQGQVVTAYNMEKGKACEDLDQVYETPHSTSSSLTGVLQQTQKAFMTSALVTGALFFLCSLVVFLGVKEQQSPLCSGEESRASYLTSLKMLICHVPYQRLVLSFVFSAFAFQMSLGNFALFCSHASGLGAHFQHLLLVLLVSATLAIPVWQFVLLRIGKKATVFIGLSLFIPAVIVVACVPTNLSIFMTMCILMGFSVATIFLLPWSMLPDVVDDFFHKHPSCKNLEPLFFSCYAFFNKLAGGLSAGLSTLTLQFVGYNASACNQGNGVVTALIVMFSPVPVTLLLIGMLLFYSYPINERQSLATDLSSSSLQLTSTLQEPSGEATTIEPSKVQTQKMPHNQDKNVSVELPMRLSPSGNQNQKSNSHKQGVYSDTQTNAHLTASLRRRSTV is encoded by the exons ATGAGTCTTCTCAAGGATTTCACAAATCAAATCCAAATCTTGAAGAGTCAGTTACTGAAGCAGCCTGTTGGCAAGAAGTCGTGTATCGAGGGGCAGCTGAAG AGGCCAAGGGTTACTCATGTGGGCACAAAGTTGTGCTATGCAGTGGGTGGGATACCGTATCAGATGACCACAGTATCTTTAGGTATCTCTCTGCAGATTTTCCTGCTGGAGGTCTTGCAG ATGGAGCCTTTTTATGTCTCCATGATCTTATTTGTGAGCCGGGCATGGGATGCTGTGACTGACCCACTGGTTGGTTATCTGGTTACCCGCAGTAAATGGACACCCATCGGGAAACTTACTCCATG GCTGGTTGTTTCCACTCCACTTGGCATTCTGTCCTACCTCCTCCTGTGGTTTGTGCCTCCAGGCCTTATGTCATCGTGGATCTGTGTGTTGTGGGTCCTGATAGCAAGCTGCCTATTTGAGACACTCATGAGT TGCTACAACGTCCCTTACGTCTCACTGAACATGTTCATGGGTGGAGATCAGAGGGAGCGAGACTCTGCTACTGCCTACA GAATGAGTGTGGAGATGGCGGCCATGCTACTGGCTTCAGTGATTCAGGGTCAAGTTGTGACTGCGTACAACATGGAGAAGGGTAAAGCCTGTGAGGACTTGGACCAGGTCTATGAAACACCTCATAGTACATCTTCTTCACTAACTGGTGTACTTCAGCAAACG CAAAAGGCTTTCATGACCTCTGCTCTGGTCACGGGTGCCTTGTTTTTCCTCTGCAGCCTTGTTGTATTTCTGGGAGTAAAGGAGCAGCAAA gtcctctttgttctggtgaAGAAAGCCGGGCATCCTATCTGACCTCCCTAAAGATGCTGATATGCCATGTTCCCTATCAAAGGCTGGTGCTTAGCTTTGTGTTCAGTGCATTTGCATTTCAG ATGTCCTTGGGTAattttgcactgttttgcagTCATGCTTCTGGTCTAGGAGCTCATTTTCAGCACCTTCTGCTGGTTTTACTG GTTTCTGCCACATTAGCAATTCCTGTGTGGCAATTTGTTCTACTTAGAATTGGAAAAAAGGCGACGGTTTTCATCGGACTATCT CTCTTCATCCCGGCAGTGATCGTAGTGGCTTGTGTTCCCACCAACCTGTCCATCTTCATGACGATGTGCATTCTGATGGGATTCAGTGTGGcgaccatatttttgcttcccTG GTCAATGCTCCCAGATGTGGTGGATGACTTTTTCCACAAACATCCCTCCTGTAAAAACCTGGAGCCACTTTTTTTCTCTTGCTATGCCTTCTTCAACAAGTTGGCTGGTGGTCTCTCTGCTGGACTCTCAACTTTGACATTACA GTTTGTGGGCTACAATGCAAGTGCGTGTAACCAAGGCAACGGTGTGGTGACAGCTCTCATCGTGATGTTCTCGCCGGTACCAGTCACACTCCTGCTTATAGGGATGCTGCTTTTTTACTCCTATCCGATCAATGAGAGGCAAAGCTTGGC AACAGActtatcttcatcatcacttcaGTTGACTTCAACCCTTCAAGAGCCATCGGGTGAGGCCACAACAATTGAACCCAGCAAAGTCCAAACTCAAAAGATGCCCCACAATCAGGATAAAAATGTCTCAGTTGAGTTGCCGATGCGTTTGAGTCCATCTGGAAACCAAAACCAAAAGAGCAACAGTCATAAACAGGGTGTGTACTCAGATACACAAACCAACGCCCACCTCACAGCCTCGCTCAGGAGACGCTCCACTGTGTGA
- the fam110a gene encoding protein FAM110A gives MPVEAIQHSRRQIIIRNAIAASPPRLRPKGPVGPDFFRQSPTAAAAKPKQSAVERLEADKAKYVKSQAALSNQQQQQIRPPIARKPPLNPSTPLWPTRKTQPQPKAKPEGVQLDLKHLSNLISIGNDRPHPSAAVCSQEKGVLEGSTTITAHDQTTVETQKKAERPCPPPQPDWASPAKVRLKSTAPTRGDTSGPSGTVRRVDVMPQTNSVRTTCRPPLFLRQPLHPLLLHSKPPFRLAVSNLHPCDPRAAAGSSPLKPVVAPLKPINPAIPPTAGSPVPPKSPPVFAAFPPPSPAITRLSSSSSRKRPSLTRSKSDVSDRFSRAGTDLERFFNLCGLDPADLPELAGSSSDIVSLARFRSVSAPGSECAGSDRDDEEEEEEEDAGKAADRVPYGVSVIERNARVIKWLYGLRQAKDGTTKNTNP, from the coding sequence ATGCCTGTGGAGGCTATTCAGCATTCACGCAGACAGATAATAATCAGGAATGCCATCGCTGCTTCCCCCCCTCGCCTACGACCCAAGGGACCGGTGGGGCCGGACTTTTTTCGACAGAGCCCAACAGCAGCTGCAGCCAAACCCAAGCAGAGTGCAGTGGAGAGGCTGGAGGCCGACAAGGCCAAGTACGTCAAGAGTCAGGCGGCTCTGTCCaatcaacagcagcagcaaataAGACCTCCTATAGCCAGGAAACCTCCATTGAACCCCAGCACTCCTCTGTGGCCCACAAGGAAGACCCAACCTCAGCCCAAGGCAAAGCCAGAGGGCGTCCAGCTGGACCTGAAACACCTGAGTAATCTCATCAGCATTGGGAACGACAGACCTCATCCCAGTGCTGCAGTCTGCTCACAGGAGAAAGGAGTTCTAGAAGGTTCTACTACCATCACCGCACATGATCAAACAACTGTAGAGACGCAGAAGAAAGCCGAGAGGCCATGTCCGCCCCCTCAGCCAGATTGGGCCAGTCCTGCTAAAGTCCGATTAAAGTCCACGGCTCCTACCCGGGGGGACACTTCAGGCCCATCGGGGACCGTCCGCAGGGTGGACGTCATGCCTCAGACCAACTCAGTCAGGACCACCTGCAGACCCCCCCTGTTCCTCCGGCAGCCCCTTCATCCTCTTCTTTTACATTCCAAGCCCCCATTCCGCCTGGCCGTGTCCAACCTGCACCCCTGTGACCCCAGGGCAGCAGCCGGTTCTTCTCCTCTTAAACCAGTTGTTGCTCCATTGAAACCCATCAACCCTGCTATCCCTCCTACAGCTGGATCACCTGTCCCTCCCAAATCTCCCCCTGTCTTTGCTGCTTTTCCACCTCCCTCGCCTGCAATTACCCGCctttcctcctccagctccagGAAGCGCCCCTCCCTAACTCGGTCCAAGTCGGATGTGAGTGACAGGTTCTCCCGAGCAGGAACGGACCTGGAGCGGTTCTTCAACCTGTGCGGCCTAGACCCTGCAGACCTGCCGGAGCTGGCCGGGTCCAGCTCTGACATTGTGTCGCTCGCTCGTTTCCGCAGCGTAAGTGCTCCGGGGTCCGAGTGTGCAGGCTCTGACAGGgatgacgaggaggaggaggaggaagaggatgcTGGAAAAGCTGCTGATCGTGTTCCCTATGGTGTGTCAGTCATTGAGCGGAATGCCAGAGTAATCAAATGGCTGTACGGACTCAGGCAGGCGAAGGACGGCACCACCAAGAACACAAACCCATAA